AATGAGATCCAGAGACGCATCCGACACCGACAGTACTTCTTccagagacagaggaggatGCTCATGGTCAGTGACTTTTGGCGCTTTGCTCAGAAATGCTTCAACCAGACCCAGACCACCGTGATGATGGGGATCAGTCGGGTTCCTTGTGCGCATCAAAACGCTGCGCGTTTGCGCTGTAAACCCACGTTTCTCTACTATCACAGCTGACTAAGAGCTTTACACATCTGGAGTTGGACATTTTCCTCACCGTGTTTGCAAAATGAGCCGAAGTTCAGTCAGCCTGGACGGAAAGCCTCTGTGAACATGTATTTTCAAGTCTCACCACAGATTCATAATTAAATTTAGgccaggactttgactagaccccTCTATCACACAGTGGCGCCTCCAATAACCTTTCATggggtggccagatggagccacttaaacGCTAGGAGtgacactgaaactaaaagttgttatttcaggattttattccaCTGTagtagtaaagctgcctgtagaaaactatcagaaagacttaagtaaatgcctactaatatcttttggtttcTTAATGGCTTCTtggatttttaatgtttctaatgatctaatgtgcatagaccaataacagtacagttaccattttgagttgaataacaattcctttttattgtgtaattatatttagaataaggtgtacatttattaatttattggaaaacaaaacaattactagGAGAAAATAGATGCTGCTTTCACATTCCAAATAATTCCATTGTTAGCCCTTGCTGCATGATTAAGAATCttgtcctgcaggaaggtgaGCTTGCCAATTGCGTCCCTGTCTCTTTTGCAGGTTTTCTCCGAGGACTGCCTCGCAAGAAAGACCCCCTTTAAAGTAACGCATGTTACCAGCAAGACCACCCTGTTTTATAGCGGAGGTGGCTTGTTCAGGGTGATGATGTGCAATGTTAGTTTTCTGCTTGTATGGCATTTTGTATTAGGTTCCTAAAGTTCAATTTTGTGCTCCTCTAACTAGAGCAGTTTCCTCCACATATTGGTTTTGCCCCCcctctacatggcttgtggaaGACGTCAGACAGGACTCTTAAAAGCTTTCTTCCTTCGACTGTATGAAAGCCAATTTTATTAAAGGGAGGACGACCAATATGCGTCCTGTCAACAGATCTTCACACaggagctgtggatctctgcagctgctccagagaTCCCATGAGCCTCTTAACTGGCCCTCTTTGCCCGGCCCCGTCAGTTTAGGTGGGCAGGCATGTCTTGGCAGTTGTGCCATTTCTCCTCCAGGGCATTTTTCTGATGACATCCAAAACAAGAGATGTGTTCTAACCCAACActgctttaaacatttccatACGTTTATCTTAACCTGTCTGCTCTGTTCtccgttgttgttgtttttttcatcatgCTTTTGTTCACATATGTTCTCTTAACAAACCTTTTACACAAAAGCAACTGAGTTAACATAAACAGATGGGCCCTAAGTACTTTATAGGTGTCTTCTGTAGGCAGCTTGTGTggtgaaatggagaaaaaccttaaggatttaaatatttttggaaCTCGCTGCccaaataaaccaaacaaaagaCTTAATTGTTGACTGTTACCCTGTATAGAGTCCCAGGGGACTGGATCTCGTCTAGGCTTGACTCTGAAGGAGAGGCTTTAGGATCATTTGTTTGGCTAATGTACATGATTGCACCTTGAGAAAACCCTCTTTTACTTTGAGGATGACAAGCGTGCTTCAAACAGACACGCCTCTTTCAAAAAGCTCTTCTTCCCTTGTGTCTTTGTCCCCTCAGATGATGATCGCAGGAGGAATCCGCTCCAACGTCCGCATCCGCACCCGTCCCTGGACCAACACGCCGCGCTCTGACTGGTGGGAGCGGGTTGTGATGACCGAATTCCAGCCCTCCGACTGGCTGGACAAGTTTCGCATGAGCCGGGAGACCTTCTTCTACCTCTGCGAGAAGCTGAGGCCCCGTCTGGCTCGCCAGGACACCAGCTTCCGCCTGGCACTGCCGGTGGAGAAGCGCGTGGCCGTGGCCCTGTGGCGCCTGGCGTCCAACGTGGAGTACCGCACCATCAGCACCCTGTTCGGTGTGGGGAAGTCCACCGTGTGCAGGTGCGTCAGAGACATGTGCCATGCCATCGTGGCCCTCCTCAGCTCCGTATACCTGCGGCCCCCCACCGAGCAGGAGCTAGAGGACTCTGCTCAGCTCTTTCACTCCTACTCGGGCTTCCCACATTGTGTCGCCACCATCACAACGCTGCACACAGCCATCATCACCCCGTCCAGCAACTCCTCCGACTACGCCAACCCGGCCGGCTGGCTTTCTGTCCTGTCTCAGGTAGAGACAGCCGGTGCCTGTGCCGCTGCATGTTCCCGCTTGCTTCCGATTTAGGCAGTTTTCCTttgtaacatgtttttttttaaattttatttttttccctgtctCTCCAATTTTCAAGGTGGCGGTCAGTGGCCGCGGACACTTCTGGGACGTGTGTGCCAGTTTCCCAGGCGGGACGGATCCAGCTGAGATCTTACAGAACTCCTCTCTGTGGTTCACAGCTGCAGAAGGTGGACTGTCTCCTGCCAGAACGCCCGTCTTCATGGGGAAACCACTTCGGTACGGTTtggaaatgaaaagctaacGGGTCCATCCAGTAGGGCTGAACGGTTTTGtataataatctaattgcgatttttttttttttttttttttttagcttaataGTGCgattgcgatttaatgtgattttttttttcagtttaatttatcatgtcatTTTAAAcgtatacaaacaacaaatcaatctgtttcatcgctgtgcagattagttgctaaaagagccactgcgtctcaactcagagcagaaatgattgtgttctgcctacaatatatttcaaccaaaattgcaatttgattttgacttttctctgcattaacaacaagcaacagaaatggcctctagataaatatgtttgtaaacaaggactgtttaaaacaagaacttttaatgtttctattaatcagaatattattcaagagaacagcttttaattgatttggacatcaatcctagttaaacataaagtgcaaccaacaaacaagtctatgtattaaactgattgacctgtacttaatgctatggtgagattcctgagaGTTTCTGGTCAAACGGTATggttatataaactctaaaacaagtaatataattagattatctcactgctgcaactgtcttcccttccatgtttAGGCAAAccaattttaaacattttactgacacctaaaggacacgtCTGAtccactaattgttacataaccaaaaattgcagacctctacGATTTGGAAATTCttttggaagttttttttaaattgtgattatattgcaaatgcgattaattgtgcagccctaccaTCCAGTAAATAATTCTTCAATCTCTCTGTGAGCTGGTTCTAGAATGTAAAGCTCTGTTTTTTCCAGGTTAATTGATATTGTTGATAGTTTGTTCAAGTTGTCCAAAGGGATTAAGCCAATAGGGCAAAGGCAGGTCTAGAAAGGCTTTAAAATTAACCCTGAATTCAATTAGTTAATAGGGCCGCAAGAcgtccatccattgtctataacCGTTTATCGGTGCAGGGTCGTGGTGGTGGCCATCTGCAggggtcattgggtgagaggcagggtccAACCTGGGCTGGTTGCCAGCtgatcacagggcaacacagacacGCACTGGACAGACAAccacgcacgcacacactcacacctaaggacaatttaaacAGATTAATCTAACAGTTAATCTAAGATAAAGTACCCAGAAAGAACAAACACACGCATGGAGAGAACAAGAAAACTCCGTACAGAAAGAGCTTAGGCCGGGATTCGAACCGAGGACCGTCGTGATGCAAGGGAACCGTTCCAtcatgcagctctgcagcatgacgtggagcttaaaaaaataaataggccGATGGGGGAAAAACACACCAACTTGAAAAAGAACTAAAACCATCTAAGAAATTTTAAATAACCCCTAACAGAAAAGATAAGAGtacaaataacagaaaaaacataTCAACAGAAGAGATAAAAGTACAATTTAAAAGCTTTGATTTTCAGCAATAACCACAGATTCCTGGATGCTTTCTTTTCATCCTTTGCGGGAACGCCTGGACAAATTTAAGCTTCAGTTATAAAAAGACTGGGGTCATATTATTCCAAGTGGCCCTTTGTGACACCCACCATGGGAAACGCCGCTCTTTAGCCCTGTATTTGAAATCCACTGCCATCAATCCAGGGGTGAAATTAGATGCCGACCTCAGATTTGACACCCAAGCCAGGTCTGTAGGGAGAAACCGGCTTTTTCCAGCTGCAACAAATTAACAATGTCAGGACCGTTTTGGAGATCATTCACAGTCGATGATTCCAACACGCCGTATTTCGGGGTCAGACCGGCCTGCCTTTAACTTTTCCAAAACGCAACTGCTCGCCTTTCTAACTCAAATCAAACAGGTGAGAACTCTTCGCTGACGCCCTGTGGGCTACAGCAGTGGGTTTGTTCCTCAGGACTCGTCCTGCATGTTTTGGACGTCTCTGCTCCACCACACCTCAATCAAATGATTGCGTcgcctcctcagcagccatcaagACATGCAGAGGCCTCTTCATCTGCAATTTACTTAACTCAGGTGGgtggaggcagggaaacacctaaaacgtCCAGGACAGTGGGGCACAGTGGttgaaaacttttatttttatttcttttatttgttttatcgtGTATTAATAGTCTTGCTCCTACTTATCTCTTGGACTTGCTTCACTCGTACTCTCCTTCAGGCACCCTAAGGTCGGCTGACCGACTGCTCTCGGCCGTGGCAAAGACGAGGCTGAAGCTCTGAGGTGATCCGGCTTTTGCAGCTGTGGCCCCTAAGTTATGGAACGGCTTGCCTCTACGTGTTAGGCAGGCTCTTTCACCGTCttctttttaatcctttttgaagatttaacttttttttccacctggCGTTCAACACAGCATGAGTAGTTGTTGTCTAACATTGCTTTATGCCTGTTTTTCCTTAATTTCCTAGTTTTACGACTTCTCtaaatgtacagcactttgcaaAGCCAATGGCTGATTTTCAGTGGCTTTATAAATACGTTGGATTGAAGGTGAAACTCCACAGAGAGGTGTAACTAATAACCTTTTAACAAACTTAAGCTCAGACATCAGGGTACATTCACATTTGTAGCAGATTAGAAGCGATCACAGTGATATTTGACAACGGTTACAATTCTGAACAGAATTAAAGTCTCTCTGAAATCGTAGGAACTCTCTTTTtatcattgaaaaaaacaaaaaagaacgtCGGCGCAGcatgacttttaaaaaaaaagcctttaccACAACACCATGGTACGGCACCACTGGACTGATGTGATGGTTTTAATTAGCATTTTTGGACATGAACGTGGGACGACATTCAAACATGACCAGTTTCAATTCCTGCAGGATATCTTTGACAGCTTCACCGTCTGCGAAGGAAGAAGTCCACGATGTATTTACTACCTTTTATTATGTCCACTAAGAActgcagagcttttttttttaacatgtttgaaTAGAAGTACTGCAAAATGCTGCAACAGAGGCGAGAGTGTCTAGGTTAATGTATTCTGTTTGCAAAATACCAATTTCTGCTGTTGCAGAGTTTATTTAACAGGAAATATTGACTGTACTGGAGTTTAAAGTTGGAGATGAGTGAAACAAAATGCTGGAAATCCACAAAGCTCCAACTTTAGAGGTTCAGGGAAGCCTCAAAAGTAGTCCCTCCATAAGACGGCCATTTTCCTGGGGTCAAATTTCTGTCCCTCTTATCTGATTTGGCCCTTTCTCTGGTTCTGGCAGTGGAAATGACAGgtgtcaaaaataaaagaagaaactgCATATgtgctggaaaaataaaatatgtacgGGGCGAATTTAGTTTTTGGATTCAAGACAATCAAAACTGAATTTAGAATAGAGAGCTCaaatttaacaaagaaacacaAATCAAACAAGCAATCAAACAAAGACAATCACTGCATCTCTCCTGCAATTTGAGTTTACAAAACAAGACAACAGAAATGTGCACTACAGAGTGGAAAATATTGGCTGGAAATGCAAAAATGCATCACATCCACCAGGTCGACCTTCGAAGTAGAATATTCCCTTTTCTCTGCCCGAGagcctgtcttttttttttttttccttcttcccctgactgaAACCCAGCTGTTGTCTGCAGATATGTGTTGCTGGGGGAGGCCTGCTACCCGCTGCAGAGCTGGCTGATGAAGGCCTACCCAGAGCAGAAGAGCCAGAGGGGATGCCACGCGGCGTTGCCGGAGCCGCAGCAGCTGTTCAACCGGCGCCTCTGCAGAGCGCTGCGCTCCTCGTCGGAGGCGCTGCTGAGGCTGCGGGCGCGCTGGCAGTGCCTGAGCAAGAGGAACGACTGCGGGCTGGACGTGGTGCCCACCATGGTCCTGGCCTGCTGCATCCTGCACAACGTGTGCGAGTCCCACGGGGACGCCTTCAAGGCAGAGTGGCAGGCGGAGGTGTGCGAGGCGGAGAACCCGCAGCCCGGTCACAAAGCCCTGCCCTCAACCAGCACGGAGCAGAACGACGCCGAGGAGGTCAGGGGCCTCTTCTGTGACTATTTCCAGCTGCAACGAGCCTGACAGCAGTCGCTGGAAAACCTGACGTGCCATTTTCGTCATTAAAAAAACTCCTTAAACAGCACTATGTGTTCAACGCAAGAgcaatatttaaaacataaagacaGCAGTGTGATATCTTTATATGACAGTATGTTGAATTTTCTGTCTCTGTATATTGAGTGTTTGACCCATGTGGCCTCCAACAGGGCCAGTTCAGAACCCCAACTCTTATTACAGAACCATGTTGTCGAGAAATGTACCGAATGAGGCTGTCGTCTTTCTGAAATACACGCAAACCCTGACCTGAGGATGTCTAAATAGAGTCAGACCCATTCGTGTGTATACTAGCAGACGAGCAGAGGCGCATTGATGCAGTTGCAATACTTATCCTGTGAActaattcacattttaaaactatagcAGTTAGTTGCATTCATGCTCTCTGAGTTGAAGCTCTGTAGAACCACGTTTCACTGCAGCTACAGCTGGAAGTCTTTGGGTTATGTCTCTGCAGAGACTggaatttatttctgttctttgcaaaatacctCAAGAATAATTCATTCTAGCTCGGGTTTTACGTTTACGGTCGTCCGGCTCCAAGATGAACCTCCAGCTCCGGCCTAAACTCCTCTGTCGCCTCTAACAGCTTTGTCTCTCAGATTTGCAGGCCCACAGGCATAACGCAGCCgctgcgattttttttttaattttttttttttgatcatgTTCGCTTTGTGCACCACATGGCTTGGGGGCAGCCTTAAACTTGACTTACATCGAAGCGAAATATCTTCAGCTTCAGACAAGTtcaggtgtttgttttattttttttatcttttactaGTTtaatcatgacctggatgactgagaatcttcatcaGAACAACCATGTTTTGGAAGTTGAGCAGTTATGACATAATCTTACCCTTTTCAAACAACGAATGGATCAGTGCAGTGAGATGTCTTAAAGCTTGgggtattgttttataacctatcCTTGCTTTCAACTCATCAACAACTATACCCCTGACTTGCTGGTAGGTATCACAGCCCTCCTGATGCAatctgttcactaatgttctctaacaaacatctgaggccttcGTGTGGCAGCTGAATTTAAAGTGGGAATAAACGACAGACCGCCAGCCTGTATTTACAAAATAAGGGGCTTCTTGAGATAGTCGGTTatacaggattttatttaagagtATCAAGAgggctgaaaacaaaacatgcacCTTTTCGGATTCTTATATGTAGAAACATTTAAGCTATCATGTCATAATTTTGCAAGGcaattttagctgttttttttaaagcaagaggaaaaacacttcactctgtttgaaatatttacatcaatgtatttattattatatgtatatgaattaaacagataaacCCTACACATAAAAATAGGACGAGGCACGTTTTTATTcattgcaaattaaaaaaaaaacagcaggggCTTTACAGACTGTTGCATAGGCCTTTTGTGAATGAGTCTTGTGCAGTTCTTCCCCCTGGCCTCCAGATGTCGCTGCAGTCCCGACACGCCTTCGCCTCCTGGTTACGTCGTTTCATgcggcgctgctgctgctgctgctgttgctttcAGTTCCGTTAAAATATCCTCAACTTGTCGCCGAGCTCCGCTGCCATTTTCGCAAAGACGCCATTCAGAGCGTCCTACGTTCGCTATATGAGGCGGTTACATACGCTTtaggttatttttattattttttttcgcATGTCACGGACGTGAATTGGGGGCGCTCGGGACACAAATCCCACCCCGAGACCCGCCTCGCTCGTTCAATTGGTCTGCCCCAAACCTGTTTCATGCAGTCCGCCGTCTGTCAGTCAACGCCGCGCTTCCCTCCTCCGCCTCGCTCGGCAGCATCCAGGAGTGTGCCCACCTTATTCCTGCGACGGTCGTTCGATGTGAACGTATTCACGGCAAGAGACCGACGGTTTCGGCACGGGTTCCTCCTCCATTATTCGCCACAGCGTCGCCgctagcgttttttttttttcctgtttttttttgtcgatTCGCCGTCGGGATGAGTCAGGATGTAAGTGGGTGTtgtcctgctgtttttttaagctAGGCGGACGAATTCCTTCAACCAGCCTGCCGTTTCAATCACTGCGGGCTGTCACTGCGTTAGCCGCGGCGCTGTGTGTGCTTTGGGCGAGCTAACGGGCTAGCGGGGCGAGCATTCCCGACTGCTTTCGGCCTAAATCGGGGAGGGCTGCGCCGCTGTGGTCGGAATAACGCCGGAGAGACCGCAGACACGTCGGCTGTCACCGGTTCGGATGCTGCACGTTTGATCCAATCTTTGACGGATGGTGGACATtgaattgggaaaaaaaaaggcagtgacagtggaaaaaaaaaaccttaaaggGGCTGTAAGTTGCTGCTGttagtgaaaaaaatatataaaaaaaggaaaaaccctAAGCTGTGTCCAGAGTGGTGCAGTTAGGAGCCCCTAGCTTCCAGTGTGAATCTCCCGTGATTTACGGTGGAACATCCGGGTGAAGTCGCAGTTCTTCCCGGCCGGGGGGACAACTTGACAGCGAGGCCCCTTGGCTAAGTCTCCCCTCCCCCCAgccctgtccatccatccatccgtccggtCCGGTCCAGCCCGACCGAGcgccgccgcctcctcctccctcgCCTGAGAGCCAAGCGAGGGCCCCGGGCACTCCGGGAGAAACGTGAAGCCGCCACCGCCAGCCAGTGTTCGCCAGGTCCCGTTTGAAGCGGGCTGCCACAACCAGAAGGGGGGATGACTCTGGAGTCCATGATGGCTTGCTGCCTGAGCGAGGAGGCGAAGGAGTCGAAACGAATCAATGCAGAGATTGACAAACAACTCCGCCGGGACAAGCGGGACTCCAGGAGggagctgaagctgctgctgctcggtACGTAGCACGGAGGCGGCCAGGCGCCGTTATTTGCTTGCAGTGTTTtcccattttgtgtgtgtgtgtgtgttgctgtgtGGGACAACTTGCCATCTCGGGCCTTTTTGGCAGTGCTAACAAAATATGCTACCGAGGCTGCTAGCTGGGAGGCAGGTTCCACCAGCAGACCTTCCTGACGCGGTGCGTGGGTTCTGGTCAGCTAAAGCAGATTTTTGGGCTGTGTGAGCAGGCCAGGTGCGTATCTGTGGAAAGCGCGGAGGGTGGGCACAGACGCGTTAAAAGCCACCTCGCTTGAACCGCTGGAagacatgctttaaaaaaacaaacaaacaaacaaacctcaATCTGGATCCGTGCagatgtataattttttttatttattttcaaccccccccccccccaccccacacacacatatttcaaAAGCTTAATTAATCATTACCGTTTCTATCATGCCACTGCCTCTCCGTGGCCATAACTTTAATCTACACCAGTGATTAAACTGTTGCAAGCTTTATTGGTTAAAGTGGtcgtattttaaaaacaattattatctCAGTTGATCCATAAGTGCATCATGGTTAGAAATGTACCGCTCGGGCTTTTCCTGGCTGATACAGATCTGtggattgtttttcttcttctgcttttat
This Fundulus heteroclitus isolate FHET01 chromosome 19, MU-UCD_Fhet_4.1, whole genome shotgun sequence DNA region includes the following protein-coding sequences:
- the LOC105917708 gene encoding protein ALP1-like; protein product: MEEEEEQRRSLMFLLTYMLLKRRRDLSNANTQRRNEIQRRIRHRQYFFQRQRRMLMMMIAGGIRSNVRIRTRPWTNTPRSDWWERVVMTEFQPSDWLDKFRMSRETFFYLCEKLRPRLARQDTSFRLALPVEKRVAVALWRLASNVEYRTISTLFGVGKSTVCRCVRDMCHAIVALLSSVYLRPPTEQELEDSAQLFHSYSGFPHCVATITTLHTAIITPSSNSSDYANPAGWLSVLSQVAVSGRGHFWDVCASFPGGTDPAEILQNSSLWFTAAEGGLSPARTPVFMGKPLRYVLLGEACYPLQSWLMKAYPEQKSQRGCHAALPEPQQLFNRRLCRALRSSSEALLRLRARWQCLSKRNDCGLDVVPTMVLACCILHNVCESHGDAFKAEWQAEVCEAENPQPGHKALPSTSTEQNDAEEVRGLFCDYFQLQRA